CAGGCGGTCAGCCCTCGGCCTGTGTTGGGAACTGCCGGCAGGGGAGCGAGCTACCAGAGTCCATTCACGGCCCGGGCGAGCCGGCGATCATCCAGGTGGGCGTATCGCTGTGTGCTTCTGACGTCGCGGTGGCCCAGCGCGCGGCTGACGAGCACGAGGTCCTTCGTGGCACGATAGAGCAGCGTCCCGAAGGTATGGCGCAGCGAATGGATCGACAGCGCTCTCCGGATGCGAGCGCGACGGTCACACGGGCACGGCGATTCGCAGGCGCTCCGTGATCGGGCGGCGAAGCGGGGTCGCTCGCTCCTCCGGAATGGGTTGTCGGCACTTTCGCAGGACCGTGATGTGTCCACGGATGGCATCCGTGGCGCGCGCCCGCGCTTCCTCGAGGGTATCGCCCTCCGTGATGACCCCGGGCAGCATCGGCACGGTCACGGTGTACCCGCCCTCGGCGGCGGGCTCGAAGAGCACGGTGTACGTATACACGGTCGCCTTCAGGGCCTTTCTTGGAGTCGCCTTCCTCTTCGTCATGATGCATGAACCTCACGTTGAATGGGGGAGGCCTCCGGGGCCCTCGCCCTCGCCATGCTCGCTGCACAGTCAGGGGTGGTTCGGCCAGGACTGCCAGTGCCGCTAGACTACGCGAGACCGCAGGCGAACGCTCCCGCCCGTCGTGGGCACGCATTCCGCCGTCGCCCGGCGCCGGTCAGGGCGGAGGACGCGCGGGAGCCTACGGCTCGAGGGCCACGCGACACGAACGCCTTCCGTGCCGGCGCCGCAGGCTTGACGAAGGAGGCTTCCGGCGCGGCTGACGGCGCCAGGCTCCGCCTCGGCCTCTGGCTCTCCCCCGAGCCCCCCGGGGCCAGCCCCACCTGCGCGAGCCGCCCTCGCGCAGCCCCGCCGCGCGCGTGGGAGAGGACCTCTGCTACACTGCGGGCTGATGGCCGACGACGCCCCGAAGACCGCGTTCGAGCTGGCGATGGAGCGGCTCCGGCAGAAGGACAGGGAGGCCGGCGTCGCCGAGCGGCCGCTCACCGACGCGCAGAAGGCTGCCATCGCCGAGGCCCGCCAGTTCTACGAAGCGAAGGTCGCCGAGCTGGAGATCCTCCACCAGGCCGCGCTGCACCAGGCCGGGACCCAGGAGGAGGTCGACAGGCTGACCGAGGATCTCCGGCGCGACAAGGAGAGGCTGGCGAGCGATCGCGACCGGAAGATCGCCGCAGCCAGGAGAGGGGAGTCCTGAAGCGCCCGAGCAGGTGAACGCGATGATCGAGGGCTTCTTCCGCACCACGTCTGAGCGGCCCCCGCCCGCCTCAGGGGACGTTGCGGCGCGGCAGCGGCCGACCCGCTCGCCGAGACCTCGCCAGTCCTGGCCGGTTTCGCCGGCGCCTCCCTCTGGGGCCCATGTTTTCGCCAGGCGCGCGAAGGAGCGCGGCATGGTTGCCACGAACCCCTCGGGTACGAGACGCTTCACCGATCGCCGGGCTACTCCAACCATCTCCATCCGCATCCCGACCTCGGGCGGGTGGATTTCGTGTACGTGAGGGGAGAGACGAGCCGTCTCCTGTTCAGCGGTGGCGGGACGATGCTGCGCCTCGGGGAGCAGACCGTGCCGGTGCCACGCCCGGAGCATCTCGCGGCGATGAAGATCCACGCCATGAAGAACGACCCCTCGCGGACTCTCCAGGAGATGGCTGACATCCAATTCCTCCTGGGCCTGCCGGACATCGACGAAGAGGCGATCCGCTCGTACTTCGAACGGAGCGGGCTTCTGGAGCGGTATCTTGAGATCAAGCGGCTCCGCTGACCTCCTGACGCTCGACGACGACCTCCCGACCACCGCCGATGACGTGGCGGCCCTGCGACGGGCCCGGGTCGCGCGACCGGTACGGCTCGATGACTACCTCGAGTTTCTCCGGCGCCTCGGGGCGCCCCCGCCGGCGCGCCTCGGCTCGCGACACGGGCCGGTGGGCCCTCCTCTCGACCTCAGCCGCTGATCTCGCCGGTGACGAGCAAGGGTCAGGGCGGAGGATGCGCGGGAGCCTACGGCCGGAGGCGAGGTCGCTCCCTCAGGGGAAGTTGCGGCGCGGCAGCCTGAGCGCGGCGACGAGCGCGGCGGCGAAAGCCACGACCAGCGCGCTCACGACGAGAACGCCGGCCAGATTCCCCGCGCCGTAGACGAGGCCGAGGACGGGCGGCGCCAGGGAGTAGCCGAGGAAGCGGAAGGCGTTGTAGATCGAGGCGACGGGCTTGCGCAGCGCGGGATCGATCTCCACCGCCAGCGTGTTGAGCCCGGCCCATGCCACGGCGCCCGTCCAGCCGAACCACGCCGCGAGGGCGAGCGTGCCCCAGAACGAGTAGGGCAGCGCGGCCAGGGCCAGCAGCGCCGTGATGTAGCCGGCGAGGCCGGCGATGGCCACGGCCCGGCGCCCGAAGCGGTCTACCCAGCCTCCCGCGACGGCCGAGGCGGGGATCCCCACGGCACCCGCCACCGCGAGGACGATGCCCATGCGATCCTCGGAGAGCCGGGGCACGGCCTTGAGCCATGCTGCGAGGTACATGTAGGCGCCGATCATGGCGAAGAAGAGCCCGGCCGCCGCCAACGAGAGGAGGACGACGGCGGGCTTGCCGAGCACCGTGAGCGTGAGCTGGAGCACGCCCCCCTCGTCACGCGCCGCGTCGCGCTCCCCGCGGAACAGGATGAGAAACGCCGTGGCGGCGGCGATGGCAGAGGCCGCGAGCCAGACGAAGAACCAGCGCCAGCCGAGATACACCTCGAAGAGCCCGGCCAGGAGCGGACCGAGTGCGAGCCCGAGCGTCTGCGTCGCTCCGAAGGCGCCGATGGCGCGCCCGAGGCGCGGCGGCGCCACCACCTCGGCGACCAGCGCCATGAGGACCGGAAAGAGGAACGCGGCCCCGACGCCCTGGAGGACACGGAACGCGAGCAGCAGCGGAAAGGCCGGCGCCGCCGCGCACCCGAGCGAGCCGGCGGCGAAGATGGCGAAGCCGACGGCCGCCGTCCGCCGGCCCGTGATGATCTGCGCGATGGAGCCGGAGAAGAGCTGGACGAGCGCGAAGGGAACCATGTACGCGGTGATGACGAGCCCCACGGTCCCGATGGACATCCGGTAGAGATCAGCCAGTACCGGGCCCAGTGTCACCACGCCCGTCCCGGTCATGGGGCCCAGAATCGCCCCCGCCTGGAGGGGGAGCATGCGGCGGATCTCGTCCCGCGTCACCTGGCTCTTATAGCACGCCCCGTGCTAGACTCTGGCTGCCGTCACCGAGGTCACGCCGACGCACATGCCCCATGACGCGGCACGGACCCATGCATCGAATGCCGAGGCAACCACCGCAGGAGGTCACCTGCCCATGCTGACCAGGCTCATGGCTCTCTTCGCACCCGTGCTCCTCGCGCTGTCGATCGTGTCCGAGGCTCCGGCCCAGGCGCCCAGGGAGGTCGTCATCGGCGTGCTCTACCCGCTCTCCGGCCCCGTGGCCCAGGTGGGCATCGACTCGGTGAACGCCGTCAAGCTCGCCAGCGAGATCATCAATGCCGGAGGCTCGACGCTGAACCTGCCCCTGGGCAAGACGGCGGGGCTGCCCGGACTCGGCGGCGCCAGGATCCGGATCGTCGTCGTGGATCATCA
This genomic stretch from Candidatus Rokuibacteriota bacterium harbors:
- a CDS encoding tyrosine-type recombinase/integrase, which produces MDTSRSCESADNPFRRSERPRFAARSRSACESPCPCDRRARIRRALSIHSLRHTFGTLLYRATKDLVLVSRALGHRDVRSTQRYAHLDDRRLARAVNGLW
- a CDS encoding type II toxin-antitoxin system HicB family antitoxin, whose translation is MTKRKATPRKALKATVYTYTVLFEPAAEGGYTVTVPMLPGVITEGDTLEEARARATDAIRGHITVLRKCRQPIPEERATPLRRPITERLRIAVPV
- a CDS encoding MFS transporter, whose amino-acid sequence is MTRDEIRRMLPLQAGAILGPMTGTGVVTLGPVLADLYRMSIGTVGLVITAYMVPFALVQLFSGSIAQIITGRRTAAVGFAIFAAGSLGCAAAPAFPLLLAFRVLQGVGAAFLFPVLMALVAEVVAPPRLGRAIGAFGATQTLGLALGPLLAGLFEVYLGWRWFFVWLAASAIAAATAFLILFRGERDAARDEGGVLQLTLTVLGKPAVVLLSLAAAGLFFAMIGAYMYLAAWLKAVPRLSEDRMGIVLAVAGAVGIPASAVAGGWVDRFGRRAVAIAGLAGYITALLALAALPYSFWGTLALAAWFGWTGAVAWAGLNTLAVEIDPALRKPVASIYNAFRFLGYSLAPPVLGLVYGAGNLAGVLVVSALVVAFAAALVAALRLPRRNFP